Proteins encoded in a region of the Labrus bergylta chromosome 9, fLabBer1.1, whole genome shotgun sequence genome:
- the fbxl3l gene encoding F-box/LRR-repeat protein 3 isoform X1, translating into MKRRRTGLKSKCQTLPSHQKRAKRHKWGASSFSPPQSEDWGNLPHYVVLQIFQHLSLVDRARASSVSRRWNDVFHTPDLWRRFEFELNQPATSYLRSTHPDLIQQIIKKHAQHLQYVSFKVDSCTESAEAACDILSQLVNCTIKTLGLISTARPSFMDVSQAHFVSALTVVFVNSKSLSSIKIDDTPVDDPSLKVLVANNSDTLKLLKMSSCPHVSPAGILCVADQCHGLRELALNYHLLSDELLLALSSEKHVHLEHLRIDVVSENPGQTHFHTIKRSSWEALVRHSPKVNIVMYFFLYEEEFEPFFREETPVTHVYFGRAVSKEMLGRIGLNCPRLVELVVCANGLQPLDEELIRIAERCKSLTAIGLGECEVTCSGFVEFVKMCGGRLTQLSIMEEVLIPDSSYNMEQIHSEVSKHLGRIWFPDMMPTW; encoded by the exons ATGAAACGAAGAAGGACGGGTCTCAAATCAAAGTGCCAGACGTTACCCTCCCATCAGAAGAGGGCTAAGAGACATAAGTGGGGGGCGTCCAGCTTCTCCCCGCCTCAATCGGAGGATTGGGGAAACCTGCCCCACTATGTTGTCCTGCAAATCTTCCAGCATCTGTCCCTGGTCGACCGGGCCAGGGCTTCATCTGTGAGTCGCCGCTGGAATGACGTCTTTCACACCCCAGACCTGTGGAGGAGATTTGAGTTTGAGCTCAATCAGCCGGCGACGTCTTACCTGCGCTCCACTCACCCTGACCTCATTCAGCAGATCATCAAGAAGCACGCCCAGCACCTGCAGTACGTCAGCTTCAAG GTGGACAGCTGTACAGAGTCTGCAGAGGCGGCCTGTGACATTCTCTCCCAGCTTGTTAACTGTACCATTAAGACCTTGGGACTGATCTCCACAGCACGACCCAGCTTCATGGACGTGTCTCAA GCTCACTTTGTCTCTGCACTGACGGTCGTATTTGTCAACTCCAAGTCCCTCTCCTCCATCAAGATTGACGATACGCCTGTGGACGACCCGTCCCTCAAGGTGCTGGTTGCCAACAACAGTGACACTTTGAAGTTGCTGAAAATGAGCAGCTGCCCTCATGTCTCCCCAGCAG GTATCCTGTGTGTTGCAGACCAGTGCCATGGACTCAGGGAACTGGCATTGAACTACCACCTCCTGAGTGATGAACTCCTGCTAGCCCTATCCTCTGAGAAACATGTCCACTTAGAACACCTGCGCATCGACGTGGTCAGCGAGAACCCTGGGCAGACGCACTTTCACACCATCAAAAGGAGCAGCTGGGAGGCTTTGGTGCGACACTCCCCGAAGGTCAACATCGTCATGTACTTCTTCCTATATGAGGAGGAGTTTGAGCCCTTCTTCCGAGAGGAGACCCCCGTCACGCACGTGTACTTTGGTCGGGCGGTCAGCAAGGAGATGCTGGGCCGCATTGGATTGAACTGCCCCCGGCTGGTGGAGCTGGTGGTGTGCGCCAACGGCCTGCAGCCCCTGGACGAGGAGCTGATTCGCATCGCTGAACGCTGCAAAAGCCTAACAGCCATTGGGCTGGGCGAGTGTGAGGTGACATGCAGTGGCTTTGTTGAGTTTGTAAAGATGTGTGGGGGCAGGCTgactcagctgtcaatcatggagGAGGTGTTGATCCCAGACAGCAGCTACAACATGGAGCAGATCCACAGTGAGGTGTCCAAGCACCTGGGCCGCATCTGGTTCCCTGACATGATGCCCACCTGGTAG
- the fbxl3l gene encoding F-box/LRR-repeat protein 3 isoform X2 gives MKRRRTGLKSKCQTLPSHQKRAKRHKWGASSFSPPQSEDWGNLPHYVVLQIFQHLSLVDRARASSVSRRWNDVFHTPDLWRRFEFELNQPATSYLRSTHPDLIQQIIKKHAQHLQYVSFKAHFVSALTVVFVNSKSLSSIKIDDTPVDDPSLKVLVANNSDTLKLLKMSSCPHVSPAGILCVADQCHGLRELALNYHLLSDELLLALSSEKHVHLEHLRIDVVSENPGQTHFHTIKRSSWEALVRHSPKVNIVMYFFLYEEEFEPFFREETPVTHVYFGRAVSKEMLGRIGLNCPRLVELVVCANGLQPLDEELIRIAERCKSLTAIGLGECEVTCSGFVEFVKMCGGRLTQLSIMEEVLIPDSSYNMEQIHSEVSKHLGRIWFPDMMPTW, from the exons ATGAAACGAAGAAGGACGGGTCTCAAATCAAAGTGCCAGACGTTACCCTCCCATCAGAAGAGGGCTAAGAGACATAAGTGGGGGGCGTCCAGCTTCTCCCCGCCTCAATCGGAGGATTGGGGAAACCTGCCCCACTATGTTGTCCTGCAAATCTTCCAGCATCTGTCCCTGGTCGACCGGGCCAGGGCTTCATCTGTGAGTCGCCGCTGGAATGACGTCTTTCACACCCCAGACCTGTGGAGGAGATTTGAGTTTGAGCTCAATCAGCCGGCGACGTCTTACCTGCGCTCCACTCACCCTGACCTCATTCAGCAGATCATCAAGAAGCACGCCCAGCACCTGCAGTACGTCAGCTTCAAG GCTCACTTTGTCTCTGCACTGACGGTCGTATTTGTCAACTCCAAGTCCCTCTCCTCCATCAAGATTGACGATACGCCTGTGGACGACCCGTCCCTCAAGGTGCTGGTTGCCAACAACAGTGACACTTTGAAGTTGCTGAAAATGAGCAGCTGCCCTCATGTCTCCCCAGCAG GTATCCTGTGTGTTGCAGACCAGTGCCATGGACTCAGGGAACTGGCATTGAACTACCACCTCCTGAGTGATGAACTCCTGCTAGCCCTATCCTCTGAGAAACATGTCCACTTAGAACACCTGCGCATCGACGTGGTCAGCGAGAACCCTGGGCAGACGCACTTTCACACCATCAAAAGGAGCAGCTGGGAGGCTTTGGTGCGACACTCCCCGAAGGTCAACATCGTCATGTACTTCTTCCTATATGAGGAGGAGTTTGAGCCCTTCTTCCGAGAGGAGACCCCCGTCACGCACGTGTACTTTGGTCGGGCGGTCAGCAAGGAGATGCTGGGCCGCATTGGATTGAACTGCCCCCGGCTGGTGGAGCTGGTGGTGTGCGCCAACGGCCTGCAGCCCCTGGACGAGGAGCTGATTCGCATCGCTGAACGCTGCAAAAGCCTAACAGCCATTGGGCTGGGCGAGTGTGAGGTGACATGCAGTGGCTTTGTTGAGTTTGTAAAGATGTGTGGGGGCAGGCTgactcagctgtcaatcatggagGAGGTGTTGATCCCAGACAGCAGCTACAACATGGAGCAGATCCACAGTGAGGTGTCCAAGCACCTGGGCCGCATCTGGTTCCCTGACATGATGCCCACCTGGTAG
- the atp7a gene encoding copper-transporting ATPase 1, whose product MTQRVNLCSVSLGVQGMTCGSCVQSIEQRIGSQPGVRQIKVSLEQKNATIIFDPSQQSPESLSEAIEDMGFESSLSETSTATPISSDTQLIPTLNLTPAAQQEALEKLSQIQGVLDVRESPAQMGLNVTFVPSLIPAQQLSEVVANIKPLDIATPNSHGLQNGPTLSPSHTSGAGVSLLKLRIEGMTCHSCTTTIEGKIGKLNGVDKIKVVLETQEATVVYLPYLITVQTIIDQIAVAGFKSFVKSKPRPLLLSPSEVERFVDSQKPTVSSSSDSSEETEIFIDTTLTMLRVKGMHCRSCVVNIQDNISMLPGVSSVEVCLEKEKASICYDPLMVTVNQLQQAIEALPPGNFKTQPWDSSCPLSPVPTLSKPALSPLQPAGATKTTPAALQTSFIQPLGSTVKIHIEGMTCNSCVQTIEGMISKKKGVMSAQVSLADHQGIFEYDSLLITPEELREAIEDMGFDAFLPESNSLLPESNFLHSKSTSLIPLKELDGDIHKESPKECNRDTNSKCFIQIGGMTCASCVANIERNLKNEPGISSVLVALMASKAEVRYNPEVIDPGRIADCVKELGFTASVMENYEGSDGNLELVVRGMTCASCVHKIESSLMREKGIIYASVALATNKAHIKYDSEVIGPRDTIKLIESLGFEATLVKRDRTASHLDHSKEIKQWRKSFLVSLFFCVPVMGMMTYMIIMDHQMPSPHHHNMTAEDRNLYHSTMFLERQLLPGLSIMNLLSFLFCVPVQFIGGRYFYIQAYKALKHKSANMDVLIVLATTIAFTYSLVVLIVAMAEKAKVNPITFFDTPPMLFVFISLGRWLEQIAKSKTSEALSKLMSLQATEATVVTLSSDMSILSEEQVDVELVQRGDVVKVVPGGKFPVDGRVIEGHSMADESLITGEAMPVTKKPGSCVIAGSINQNGSLLVSATHVGMDTTLSQIVKLVEEAQTSKAPIQQYADKISGYFVPFIVGISLLTLVAWTVIGFLDFSLVEKYFPGFDKSISRTEAVIRFAFQASITVLCIACPCSLGLATPTAVMVGTGVGAQNGILIKGGGPLEMAHKVQSVVFDKTGTITYGAPNVIQVKIVVEGNKMPRSRLLAIMGTAENNSEHPLGAAITKYCKKELGTEALGVCTDFQAVPGCGIRCQVSNTETLLKQADSDSEDNNQRNSVLIQISDTRMSTTSHPLIMDPQPLSLIQTATYVVLIGNREWMRRNCLQVSSDVDDAMIEHERRGRTAVLVAVDNMLCAMIAIADTVKPEAELAVQTLTHMGLEVVLMTGDNSKTARAIAAQVGIRKVFAEVLPSHKVAKVEQLQRQGKRVAMVGDGVNDSPALAMADVGIAIGTGTDVAIEAADVVLIRNDLLDVVGSIHLSKKTVKRIRINFVFALIYNLIGIPIAAGVFLPFGLVLQPWMGSAAMALSSVSVVLSSLLLKCYTKPTAEKLEASLGGNRRQGSLSDVSVHIGMGDVRRPSPKLSLLDRIVNYSRASMNSLRSDKHSLNSLVLSDPDKHSLLVGEELCEEEAC is encoded by the exons ATGACACAGAGAGTCAATCTGTGTTCGGTTTCCCTCGGAGTGCAGGGTATGACTTGTGGCTCCTGTGTCCAGTCCATAGAGCAGCGCATCGGGTCTCAACCTGGTGTGAGACAAATAAAG GTCTCTTTGGAGCAGAAGAATGCCACCATCATATTTGACCCCAGCCAACAGAGCCCAGAGTCTCTATCAGAAGCCATCGAGGACATGGGCTTTGAATCAAGTCTGTCCGAGACCAGCACAGCTACACCCATCTCTTCAGATACCCAGCTCATCCCCACCCTAAACCTGACACCAGCAGCCCAGCAGGAGGCTTTGGAGAAGCTGTCCCAGATTCAGGGAGTGCTGGATGTCAGGGAGAGCCCAGCACAGATGGGTCTCAATGTCACCTTTGTTCCTTCCCTGATTCCTGCGCAGCAGCTAAGTGAGGTGGTGGCCAACATCAAGCCCCTGGATATCGCCACACCGAACAGCCACGGTCTGCAAAACGGCCCAACTTTGTCCCCATCCCACACATCAGGAGCCGGGGTGTCGCTCCTGAAGTTGCGCATTGAAGGAATGACCTGTCATTCCTGCACTACCACTATTGAAGGAAAGATTGGAAAATTGAATGGCGTTGACAAGATCAAAG TTGTTTTGGAGACTCAGGAAGCTACGGTGGTGTATCTGCCTTACCTCATAACTGTCCAAACCATAATCGACCAGATTGCTGTGGCCGGCTTCAAGTCGTTTGTCAAGTCCAAACCTCGCCCTCTGCTGCTGTCCCCCTCTGAAGTCGAACGTTTTGTTGATTCACAAAAACCAACCGTTTCCTCGTCGTCAGACTCTTCAGAGGAGACTGAAATCTTTATAGACACAACACTTACAATGCTCAGGGTGAAAGGCATGCACTGCCGATCATGTGTGGTCAATATCCAGGACAACATCTCCATGCTGCCTGGTGTCTCATCTGTGGAGGTTTGTCTGGAGAAAGAGAAGGCATCCATCTGCTATGATCCTCTAATGGTCACAGTGAATCAGTTACAGCAGGCAATTGAGGCTCTGCCCCCAGGAAACTTTAAGACTCAACCCTGGGACTCCTCTTGTCCTCTCAGTCCTGTACCCACATTGTCCAAGCCTGCCTTATCGCCACTGCAGCCTGCAGGAGCAACCAAGACCACACCTGCTGCCTTACAGACTTCTTTTATTCAGCCTCTGGGGTCTACAGTTAAAATTCACATCGAGGGTATGACATGCAACTCCTGTGTCCAGACCATTGAAGGCATGATCTCCAAAAAGAAAGGTGTGATGTCAGCCCAGGTCTCTCTGGCTGATCACCAGGGGATCTTTGAGTATGATTCCCTCCTGATCACTCCGGAGGAGCTGAGGGAGGCCATAGAGGACATGGGCTTTGATGCCTTCCTACCTG AGTCCAATTCTCTGCTGCCAGAATCAAATTTCCTCCATTCAAAGTCTACAAGTCTCATACCTTTGAAAGAGCTGGACGGTGATATTCACAAAGAATCCCCCAAGGAAtgcaacagagacacaaactctAAATGCTTCATCCAGATTGGAGGGATGACGTGTGCTTCCTGTGTGGCAAACATCGAGCGAAACCTCAAAAACGAACCTG GCATCTCTTCAGTTCTGGTGGCACTGATGGCAAGTAAAGCAGAGGTGCGTTATAACCCTGAAGTCATCGACCCTGGGAGGATCGCTGATTGTGTGAAAGAGCTCGGCTTCACCGCCTCTGTTATGGAGAACTATGAAGGTTCAGATGGAAACCTTGAACTAGTG GtcaggggaatgacatgtgccTCTTGTGTTCACAAAATTGAATCCAGCCTCATGAGAGAAAAGGGGATTATATATGCCTCTGTTGCCTTAGCAACCAACAAAGCACACATTAAGTACGACTCTGAAGTTATAGGCCCGCGGGACACCATTAAACTGATTGAG AGTCTGGGATTTGAAGCAACCTTGGTGAAGAGAGACCGCACTGCAAGTCACCTGGACCAcagcaaagagataaaaca GTGGAGGAAATCTTTCCTGGTGAGCTTGTTTTTCTGCGTCCCAGTGATGGGCATGATGACCTACATGATTATTATGGACCATCAGATGCCTTCTCCTCATCATCACAACATGACAGCTGAGGACAGAAACCTCTACCACTCTACCATGTTCCTGGAGAGACAGCTGCTCCCAGGCCTCTCCATCATgaacctcctctccttcctcttctgtgTGCCTGTACAG TTTATTGGTGGACGCTACTTCTACATTCAAGCCTACAAAGCGCTCAAACACAAATCTGCCAACATGGATGTGCTAATAGTTTTAGCTACCACCATCGCCTTCACCTACTCCTTAGTTGTCCTGATAGTGGCAATGGCGGAGAAGGCAAAAGTCAACCCCATCACCTTCTTCGACACACCGCCGAtgctctttgtctttatttcccTGGGACGCTGGCTGGAACAGATAGCCAAG aGCAAAACATCTGAGGCTTTGTCCAAGCTGATGTCGCTACAGGCAACTGAGGCCACAGTGGTCACCCTCAGCAGTGACATGTCTATTCTCAG TGAGGAGCAGGTGGACGTCGAGCTTGTGCAGCGTGGCGATGTGGTGAAAGTCGTTCCTGGAGGGAAGTTTCCAGTCGATGGTAGAGTCATCGAGGGACACTCCATGGCGGATGAGTCTCTCATTACAG GTGAGGCCATGCCGGTGACTAAGAAGCCAGGGAGTTGTGTGATTGCAGGCTCCATTAACCAGAACGGCTCCCTGCTGGTCAGCGCTACACATGTCGGCATGGACACCACGCTGTCTCAGATAGTCAAACTAGTGGAAGAGGCGCAGACCTCAAAG gctCCCATCCAGCAGTATGCAGATAAGATCAGCGGCTACTTTGTTCCCTTCATTGTTGGAATATCGCTCCTTACGTTGGTTGCCTGGACTGTTATCGGGTTTTTAGACTTctctctggtggagaagtacTTTCct GGTTTCGACAAGAGCATTTCCCGGACTGAGGCAGTGATTCGCTTTGCCTTCCAGGCCTCCATTACTGTACTATGCATTGCCTGTCCCTGCTCCCTTGGCTTGGCAACCCCGACAGCTGTCATGGTGGGCACAGGGGTTGGAGCCCAAAATGGCATCCTGATAAAGGGAGGAGGGCCACTCGAGATGGCACATAAG GTCCAGTCTGTGGTGTTTGATAAGACTGGGACCATCACATACGGGGCTCCAAATGTCATCCAAGTAAAGATAGTCGTGGAGGGGAACAAGATGCCACGTTCACGACTGTTAGCCATCATGGGCACAGCTGAGAACAACAGTGAACATCCTCTGGGAGCAGCTATCACCAAATATTGCAAAAAG GAGCTGGGCACAGAGGCTCTTGGCGTGTGCACAGACTTTCAGGCAGTGCCGGGCTGCGGCATCCGATGTCAGGTCAGCAACACAGAGACGCTGCTGAAACAGGCAGACAGCGACAGTGAGGATAACAACCAGCGCAACAGCGTCCTCATCCAAATCAGCGACACCAGAATGTCAACCACCTCTCATCCTCTCATCATGGACCCGCAGCCACTAA GTCTCATCCAGACGGCCACCTATGTGGTCCTCATTGGCAACAGAGAGTGGATGAGGAGGAATTGCTTGCAAGTCAGTTCGGACGTAGATGACGCCATGATCGAGCATGAGCGCAGAGGACGCACTGCTGTTCTCGTAGCTGTAGACA ATATGCTGTGCGCGATGATAGCCATAGCTGACACAGTGAAACCGGAGGCTGAACTAGCTGTCCAGACTCTGACACACATGGGGCTGGAAGTTGTGTTGATGACCGGAGACAACAGCAAGACAGCACGAGCCATAGCTGCTCAG GTGGGTATCAGGAAGGTGTTTGCTGAGGTGCTGCCCTCCCACAAGGTGGCCAAAGTGGAACAGCTGCAGCGGCAAGGAAAGAGAGTTGCCATGGTGGGTGACGGAGTCAACGACTCGCCCGCTCTTGCCATGGCTGACGTGGGCATCGCCATAGGAACAGGGACAGATGTGGCCATAGAGGCAGCAGACGTGGTGTTGATCAGG AACGACCTCCTGGATGTGGTGGGCAGCATCCACCTCTCTAAGAAGACAGTCAAGAGGATCAGGATCAACTTTGTGTTTGCTCTGATCTACAACCTGATTGGCATTCCTATAGCTGCTG GTGTGTTTCTTCCTTTTGGTCTGGTGTTACAGCCGTGGATGGGTTCTGCTGCGATGGCTCTGTCGTCTGTGTCTGTGGTTTTATCCTCCCTTCTACTCAAATG TTACACTAAGCCCACAGCTGAGAAGTTGGAGGCCAGCCTGGGTGGCAACAGGCGGCAGGGCAGCCTGTCAGACGTCAGCGTCCACATTGGCATGGGTGACGTGCGTCGTCCCTCCCCCAAACTCAGCCTGCTGGACCGCATCGTGAACTACAGCCGTGCCTCTATGAACTCCCTTCGCTCTGACAAGCACTCTCTGAACAGCTTGGTGCTGAGCGATCCTGACAAACACTCCTTGTTGGTGGGGGAGGAG